A region of Vitis vinifera cultivar Pinot Noir 40024 chromosome 13, ASM3070453v1 DNA encodes the following proteins:
- the LOC100242877 gene encoding nudix hydrolase 16, mitochondrial — protein MSGLVARTGRHQQRYEAGCRLIAGCIPFKHRNPDEGSNENSEKVVEVLMINSPSGPGLLFPKGGWENDETVEEAAIREAIEEAGVRGVLMEFLGHYHFKSKTLQDEFSPEGSCKAAMFALFVKEELESWPEQNTRRRSWLTIPEAYENCRHPWMREALKDGFSKWHENKISTGEAFPDQD, from the exons ATGTCTGGTTTGGTTGCCCGTACAGGTCGTCATCAGCAGCGCTACGAAGCCGGCTGTCGCCTTATTGCCGG GTGCATTCCATTTAAGCATAGAAATCCTGATGAGGGAAGCAATGAAAATTCTGAGAAGGTTGTTGAAGTGCTTATGATCAATTCACCCAGTGGTCCAGGTCTTTTGTTTCCAAAG GGAGGCTGGGAGAATGATGAAACTGTTGAGGAGGCAGCAATAAGGGAAGCTATTGAAGAAGCTGGAGTCCGGGGGGTTCTGATG GAATTCCTTGGGCATTACCATTTCAAGAGTAAAACCCTCCAAGATGAGTTTAGCCCAGAAGGATCATGTAAAGCTGCAATGTTTGCCTTGTTCGTGAAGGAGGAGCTGGAGTCATGGCCAGAGCAGAACACCCGAAGGAGAAGTTGGTTAACCATACCTGAAGCATATGAGAACTGCCGGCATCCATGGATGAGAGAGGCTTTGAAAGATGGCTTTTCCAAGTGGCATGAAAACAAGATAAGCACAGGGGAGGCTTTCCCAGATCAAGATTGA